A genome region from Chloroflexota bacterium includes the following:
- a CDS encoding carboxymuconolactone decarboxylase family protein: protein MKEVVQEFDANLARWQKEWPQQRQGFAALTQAAKAPGALDQKYKYLIAVGIAVAEHCHWCIGANVKSALAHGATKEQVMEAGWVAVQMGGGPSLAYLQLVQQAVDDLAA, encoded by the coding sequence ATGAAAGAAGTCGTGCAGGAATTTGACGCAAACCTGGCACGCTGGCAAAAGGAGTGGCCCCAGCAGAGGCAGGGCTTTGCGGCATTAACACAAGCCGCCAAAGCGCCGGGCGCGCTGGACCAGAAATACAAGTACCTCATTGCCGTGGGCATCGCCGTTGCCGAACACTGCCACTGGTGCATTGGAGCCAACGTGAAGAGCGCGCTGGCCCACGGTGCCACCAAGGAACAGGTCATGGAAGCCGGCTGGGTGGCGGTGCAGATGGGCGGTGGGCCATCTCTGGCCTATCTGCAGCTGGTACAGCAGGCGGTTGACGACCTGGCAGCTTAG
- a CDS encoding NAD(+)/NADH kinase: MSKVGIIANPASGKDIRRLVAYASIMDNNEKTNQLRRIIMGIDATGVDEILIMPDYYGLGQRALDGIGGKKLNTKVCVMDMPITYTSEDSTRAAELMGEQDVGCIVTLGGDGTNRDVAKKSGDIPLVPVSTGTNNVFPVMVEATTAGLAAGITARKLVDDREIIKIHKRLAVIRNGQEIDMALIDAVVLNQLFVGARAIWELPEVRQIICTRAEPTNMGMTAIGGNLCPVGPDDTRGIYLRLGNGHLKVRAAVLPGVVSEVGIAEWKLLEPGDEVTVEHKPSVIALDGEREITVRDTDQIKIRLQSDGPPVVDIEKTLRAAVEQGFFRN; the protein is encoded by the coding sequence GTGAGCAAGGTAGGTATAATCGCCAATCCGGCTTCCGGCAAGGATATCAGACGGCTGGTCGCCTACGCCAGCATAATGGACAACAACGAAAAGACCAACCAGTTGCGTCGTATCATTATGGGTATTGACGCCACCGGGGTGGATGAAATCCTGATTATGCCCGATTACTACGGGCTCGGGCAGAGGGCTCTGGATGGCATCGGCGGAAAGAAACTGAACACCAAGGTCTGCGTGATGGACATGCCCATTACCTATACCAGTGAGGATTCCACCCGGGCCGCAGAACTGATGGGCGAACAGGATGTGGGATGTATTGTTACTCTGGGCGGAGACGGCACCAACCGTGATGTGGCCAAAAAAAGCGGGGATATTCCGCTGGTCCCGGTTTCTACCGGCACCAACAATGTCTTTCCGGTGATGGTGGAGGCCACTACGGCCGGCCTTGCCGCCGGCATCACTGCCCGGAAGCTGGTCGATGACAGAGAGATAATAAAAATCCATAAACGCCTGGCCGTCATCAGGAACGGGCAGGAAATTGACATGGCCCTGATTGACGCAGTAGTGTTAAATCAGCTATTCGTCGGTGCCCGGGCCATCTGGGAATTACCGGAGGTCAGGCAGATAATCTGTACCCGTGCTGAACCGACCAATATGGGCATGACCGCCATCGGGGGAAATCTGTGCCCGGTAGGCCCTGACGACACTCGAGGAATCTACCTGAGACTTGGCAATGGCCACCTTAAAGTAAGAGCAGCCGTGCTGCCCGGCGTTGTCTCCGAGGTCGGCATCGCCGAATGGAAACTGCTTGAACCCGGTGATGAAGTGACGGTAGAGCACAAGCCCTCAGTTATCGCGCTGGATGGAGAAAGAGAGATCACCGTCAGGGATACGGACCAGATTAAAATCCGACTTCAGTCTGATGGCCCGCCTGTGGTTGACATCGAAAAGACCTTACGTGCGGCGGTGGAACAGGGCTTTTTCAGAAACTAA
- the lipA gene encoding lipoyl synthase → MSGRLPPWFKQRLADPGVMSSMHGLLDGLKLHTICQSALCPNIGKCFTAGTATFLILGDVCTRRCTFCAVNKGHPGLVDEEEPEHLFEAVKKMGLSYVVITSVTRDDLPDGGASQFARTVTLLRENMEEIMVEVLVPDFCGSEEAVSVVVESGPQVINHNVETVPRLYPEVRPGADYARSLELLYTVKKQNPAIVTKSGLMLGLGESREEVIEVMGDLREANCDLLTIGQYLQPSPQHHPVVRFVPPEEFTGYEAIGQALGFIEVASSPLVRSSYRAAELYDRAKFC, encoded by the coding sequence ATGAGCGGAAGACTGCCACCCTGGTTTAAGCAGAGGCTCGCCGACCCCGGTGTCATGTCGTCCATGCATGGCCTGCTGGACGGGTTAAAGTTGCACACCATCTGCCAGAGCGCCCTCTGCCCCAATATCGGCAAGTGCTTCACGGCGGGCACGGCCACCTTTCTCATTCTGGGAGACGTGTGTACCCGGCGCTGCACCTTCTGCGCGGTAAATAAGGGGCATCCAGGTCTCGTTGATGAAGAAGAGCCGGAACACCTGTTTGAGGCAGTTAAGAAAATGGGGCTGAGCTACGTTGTCATTACCTCCGTCACCAGGGACGACCTGCCTGATGGCGGCGCCTCCCAGTTCGCCCGAACGGTGACCCTGCTTCGGGAGAATATGGAAGAAATCATGGTTGAGGTCCTCGTCCCCGATTTCTGCGGTTCGGAGGAGGCCGTCAGTGTGGTTGTTGAATCCGGCCCGCAGGTAATCAACCACAACGTGGAAACAGTGCCCCGTCTCTACCCCGAAGTGAGGCCGGGGGCAGATTACGCCCGCTCGCTGGAACTGCTCTATACGGTGAAAAAGCAGAACCCGGCGATTGTCACCAAGTCCGGCCTGATGCTCGGGCTGGGCGAAAGCAGAGAGGAAGTCATTGAGGTGATGGGCGACCTGAGAGAGGCAAATTGCGACCTGCTGACCATCGGGCAGTACCTCCAGCCCTCCCCCCAACATCATCCCGTGGTTCGCTTTGTCCCCCCGGAGGAATTCACCGGGTATGAAGCCATCGGCCAGGCGCTGGGATTCATTGAAGTTGCCTCGTCGCCTCTGGTCAGGAGTTCCTACCGGGCCGCTGAACTATACGACAGAGCGAAATTCTGTTAA
- the lpdA gene encoding dihydrolipoyl dehydrogenase: MEDRELVIIGGGPAGYVAAIRAAQLGGRATLIEMDALGGTCLNRGCVPSKTLLYSAELYETMKKSEQFGIMAKDVSADLARMQARKNTVIKTHVSGVESLLKGNKIEVVKGRARLLPSKQVEIESGDGQKQVIQAQKIILATGGKPMVLPIPGADSASGIINAEKILNLESIPKSIIMIGGGVIGIEMATILAKLGCQVSIVEMLPHILPLEDAELTAILAKALKDDGIQLYEGTKVSKIEDSPGGKAALISDGKTEQKLEAEAVAIAVGYRPNTDGLGLEEAGITINKGAIQVNERMETSVPGIYAAGDATGGIMLAYVAMEEGIIAAENVMGGNTSIDYNVVPRFTHSLPELASVGLTEEEARLQGHEAKIGRFPFAANSIATILGERRGLIKIVTEPKYGQILGIHILGPRATELIAEATLAMKMEATVPDIVATLHAHPSLSEAMHEAALDVTGETIHYPSKNR; the protein is encoded by the coding sequence GTGGAAGATAGAGAGCTGGTCATTATAGGAGGCGGACCCGCAGGCTATGTGGCGGCCATCAGAGCCGCGCAGCTTGGCGGCAGGGCTACCCTTATTGAGATGGATGCCCTTGGAGGTACCTGCCTCAATCGGGGTTGCGTGCCGTCGAAAACGCTGCTCTACAGCGCCGAGCTCTACGAGACCATGAAGAAATCGGAGCAGTTCGGCATCATGGCTAAAGATGTCAGCGCTGACCTGGCCAGGATGCAGGCGCGCAAGAATACGGTAATCAAGACACACGTGTCAGGCGTGGAAAGCCTGCTGAAAGGCAACAAGATAGAGGTCGTCAAGGGTCGTGCCAGGCTACTGCCTTCCAAACAGGTGGAAATCGAGAGCGGGGATGGGCAGAAGCAGGTCATTCAGGCCCAGAAGATAATACTGGCCACCGGCGGCAAGCCGATGGTCCTGCCTATTCCGGGCGCGGACAGTGCCTCCGGCATAATCAACGCCGAGAAAATCCTCAACCTGGAAAGCATACCGAAAAGCATAATTATGATTGGTGGGGGCGTTATCGGCATTGAGATGGCCACTATTCTGGCCAAGCTGGGCTGCCAGGTGAGCATCGTGGAGATGCTGCCCCACATCCTGCCTCTGGAAGATGCCGAGCTTACCGCCATACTGGCCAAAGCACTCAAAGATGACGGTATCCAGCTATACGAAGGTACGAAAGTATCGAAGATAGAAGACAGCCCTGGCGGAAAAGCGGCCCTCATCTCGGATGGCAAAACGGAGCAGAAGCTGGAGGCGGAAGCCGTCGCCATTGCCGTGGGGTACCGACCGAACACGGATGGTCTGGGGCTTGAGGAAGCTGGCATAACGATAAACAAGGGTGCCATTCAGGTCAACGAACGCATGGAGACCAGCGTTCCGGGTATCTATGCCGCGGGCGATGCCACCGGCGGCATCATGCTCGCCTACGTGGCCATGGAAGAGGGAATCATCGCCGCCGAGAATGTTATGGGCGGAAATACCTCAATCGACTATAATGTAGTGCCACGTTTCACGCACAGCCTGCCGGAGCTGGCCAGCGTCGGCCTCACCGAAGAAGAAGCCAGGTTGCAGGGCCATGAGGCTAAAATCGGCAGGTTCCCCTTCGCGGCCAACAGCATTGCTACTATCCTGGGAGAGCGTCGCGGCCTGATAAAAATCGTCACCGAGCCGAAGTACGGTCAGATTCTGGGCATTCATATATTAGGTCCGCGGGCTACCGAGCTCATCGCCGAAGCCACGCTGGCCATGAAGATGGAAGCCACCGTGCCGGACATCGTTGCCACCCTTCATGCCCACCCCTCGCTTTCCGAGGCAATGCATGAGGCCGCCCTTGATGTCACCGGCGAGACAATACACTATCCATCAAAGAACAGGTAG
- a CDS encoding FAD-dependent oxidoreductase, whose amino-acid sequence MRKLLLEPFRIGQMELRNRIVMPAMLTRYGSEEGYVTERTKNYYEARARGGAGLIIVEAPYVHLHGKSFPNQLSISDDTCISGLSQLVQTIHKHGSKAAIQLFHGGRTAKSALSGMQPVAPSPLAVLGGEVPKELTVDEIAEIIASFAEAALRAKKAGFDGVEIHGAHGFLVDQFLSPSSNKRQDDYGGDVPKRARFLIEVIKAIRGAVGRGYPIWCRINGKEYGIDEGTSLEEAKEIARMAQDASADAIHVSAAGPRAPVVLTTSTFVPAIIADLAEGIKKVVTVPVIAVGRITPEAAESILAEGKADLIAIGKGLLADPELPSKVASGRLDDITPCTVCFGCRDDVGSPTVVGIRCQVNVALGREEEYKILPAKKPRKVLVVGGGPGGMEAARVAALRGHKVTLWEKEPRLGGQLIQAAIPPQKDRIARLTIYLQTQLKKLDVEVELGKEATTTMIEEFKPEVVVLATGVKPLVPEIPGMDQAHVVQAGDVLEGKVETGDRVIVIGGEVVGCETAEFLAEKGKKVTVTRRSPEMALGVGRTLRAFFLGRLLEKGVTLIPEIKYNEVTSNGVVVTTKEGEKKTIEADTVVLATGAIPEKKLYQGIKDKVPEAHCIGDCIAPRTIRDAIAEGYRIGLEI is encoded by the coding sequence ATGAGAAAACTGCTCTTGGAACCTTTTCGGATAGGGCAGATGGAGCTCAGAAACCGGATAGTGATGCCCGCTATGCTAACCCGGTATGGCAGCGAAGAAGGATACGTCACAGAGCGCACTAAGAACTACTATGAGGCCCGTGCTCGGGGTGGGGCAGGCCTGATCATCGTTGAAGCCCCCTATGTTCATCTACACGGAAAGTCTTTCCCGAACCAGCTGAGCATCAGCGATGACACATGTATTTCAGGTCTGAGCCAACTGGTCCAGACTATTCACAAGCACGGCAGCAAAGCAGCTATCCAACTATTCCATGGGGGCAGGACAGCCAAATCGGCATTGAGTGGAATGCAACCTGTAGCTCCTTCACCATTGGCTGTCTTAGGAGGCGAGGTACCTAAAGAGTTGACGGTGGACGAGATAGCAGAAATCATAGCCTCTTTTGCCGAGGCAGCACTAAGAGCGAAGAAGGCCGGGTTCGACGGAGTTGAAATCCACGGAGCGCATGGTTTTCTCGTTGATCAATTTCTGTCCCCCTCCTCGAACAAGCGGCAGGATGACTACGGGGGCGATGTGCCGAAGCGAGCCAGGTTCCTCATTGAAGTCATAAAGGCTATCAGAGGAGCGGTAGGGAGAGGCTATCCAATCTGGTGTCGCATCAATGGCAAGGAATATGGAATAGACGAGGGAACGTCTCTGGAGGAGGCCAAGGAGATAGCCCGAATGGCTCAAGACGCTAGTGCTGATGCCATCCACGTAAGCGCTGCTGGGCCCAGAGCTCCCGTCGTCTTGACCACTTCCACATTTGTCCCAGCTATCATTGCGGACTTGGCAGAGGGGATCAAGAAAGTAGTCACCGTGCCTGTAATAGCCGTGGGGAGGATCACCCCCGAAGCGGCCGAAAGTATTCTGGCGGAGGGTAAAGCAGACCTTATCGCTATTGGCAAGGGTCTCCTAGCCGATCCAGAGCTTCCCAGCAAGGTGGCCTCTGGGCGACTAGACGACATTACCCCATGCACAGTCTGCTTTGGATGTCGGGATGACGTGGGCTCTCCTACCGTGGTAGGCATTCGATGTCAGGTAAACGTTGCCCTAGGAAGGGAAGAGGAATACAAGATCCTCCCGGCCAAGAAGCCCCGCAAAGTCCTGGTAGTTGGCGGTGGTCCTGGTGGCATGGAAGCCGCTAGGGTAGCCGCGCTTAGAGGACACAAGGTAACACTCTGGGAAAAGGAACCCAGACTGGGAGGACAGTTAATCCAGGCGGCGATTCCACCGCAGAAAGACCGGATTGCCCGCTTGACCATATACCTTCAGACACAGTTGAAGAAGCTTGATGTCGAGGTCGAATTGGGCAAAGAGGCCACCACCACTATGATTGAGGAGTTTAAACCTGAGGTGGTTGTATTGGCCACCGGGGTGAAACCTTTGGTTCCCGAGATTCCTGGGATGGATCAAGCTCATGTCGTCCAAGCGGGAGATGTTCTGGAAGGCAAGGTTGAGACGGGTGATAGGGTTATCGTCATTGGAGGAGAAGTGGTGGGCTGCGAGACCGCGGAGTTTCTCGCCGAAAAGGGAAAGAAAGTTACCGTCACACGAAGGAGTCCCGAAATGGCTTTAGGGGTAGGACGTACCCTTAGAGCCTTCTTCTTGGGTAGGCTTTTGGAAAAAGGAGTTACCTTGATTCCTGAAATTAAGTACAACGAAGTTACATCTAACGGCGTTGTGGTAACCACCAAGGAAGGGGAGAAGAAAACAATTGAGGCCGACACCGTAGTTCTAGCGACAGGGGCTATCCCCGAGAAGAAGCTTTACCAGGGCATCAAAGATAAGGTGCCAGAAGCTCATTGTATTGGAGATTGCATAGCGCCAAGAACAATACGCGATGCGATTGCCGAGGGCTATCGTATTGGTTTGGAGATATAG
- the lipB gene encoding lipoyl(octanoyl) transferase LipB encodes MCVVHQLGRIEYHRAFELQKELLQQRLKGQIADTLLLLEHPPTITVGKLGKLENVLASPAQLASAGVSLIFTDRGGDVTYHGPGQIVGYPILDLRERNRDIHQYVHNLEEVLIRTLADYGIKSGRGYNHAGVWVNDMEIAALGLSIRKWITMHGFALNVNTDLDHFTLINPCGFTNKTATSIAHLLGHELPRDGVTERLLAHFAEVFEVELEFADDYTDENYYERKTATLV; translated from the coding sequence ATCTGCGTAGTACACCAGCTTGGACGGATTGAATACCACAGGGCATTCGAACTGCAGAAGGAACTGCTTCAGCAGAGATTGAAAGGTCAGATAGCCGATACGCTGCTTCTCCTGGAGCACCCGCCCACCATCACCGTGGGCAAGTTGGGCAAGCTGGAAAACGTCCTCGCTTCACCGGCACAACTGGCCAGCGCGGGCGTGTCTTTAATCTTCACCGACCGCGGCGGCGATGTTACCTATCACGGTCCCGGGCAGATAGTCGGTTATCCCATCCTGGATTTGCGAGAGCGGAACCGTGATATCCACCAGTATGTCCACAACCTCGAGGAAGTGCTCATCAGGACGCTGGCTGATTACGGCATAAAATCGGGGCGTGGCTACAACCACGCCGGCGTCTGGGTGAATGATATGGAGATTGCCGCCCTCGGACTCAGCATCCGCAAATGGATTACCATGCACGGTTTTGCCCTCAATGTGAACACCGACCTCGACCATTTTACACTGATAAACCCCTGCGGTTTCACCAATAAAACGGCGACTTCAATAGCCCATCTCCTCGGACATGAGCTTCCAAGGGACGGAGTAACCGAACGTCTGCTGGCCCACTTCGCCGAAGTTTTTGAGGTTGAACTGGAATTCGCCGATGACTACACCGACGAGAACTATTATGAGCGGAAGACTGCCACCCTGGTTTAA
- a CDS encoding D-glycerate dehydrogenase, producing MPKVHITRKISPEAVDLLKQHAEVTARQKEDAPSREELFQNIADADGAVVWQDKVDGEFLDHAPKLKVIAQRAIGFDLIDAEECARRGVRVSNAPSGVDDSTADFAIALMLASARQLVEAVNITMKGGWQRFGPMESPFLGHDVYEQTLGIVGLGRIGSKVARRARGFDMKILYYDIVRNPREKELGAEFIPDLHQMLGMADYVTVHVPLNNETRHLIGARELAAMKPSAILINTARGGLVDPKALYDALKSKKIHAAAIDVTEVEPIEPDDPLLTLDNIIIAPHIAGASALSRVKMDVMAAENVIAALEGKPMPSCVNCHLIK from the coding sequence ATGCCCAAGGTTCACATTACCCGCAAAATCAGCCCGGAAGCGGTTGACCTGCTCAAGCAGCACGCCGAGGTCACTGCCCGGCAGAAAGAAGATGCACCCAGCCGCGAAGAACTTTTCCAGAACATCGCCGATGCTGATGGCGCGGTCGTCTGGCAGGACAAAGTCGATGGTGAGTTTCTGGACCATGCGCCAAAGCTGAAAGTGATTGCGCAGCGCGCCATTGGCTTCGACTTGATAGATGCTGAAGAATGCGCCAGGAGAGGTGTCCGGGTGAGCAACGCACCGAGCGGTGTCGACGATAGCACCGCCGATTTCGCCATTGCCCTGATGCTGGCCTCGGCACGACAGCTCGTGGAAGCGGTCAATATCACCATGAAGGGAGGCTGGCAGAGATTTGGCCCCATGGAGAGCCCGTTCCTTGGCCACGATGTTTACGAGCAGACGCTGGGTATTGTCGGCTTGGGTCGGATAGGTTCGAAGGTTGCCCGGCGGGCACGCGGTTTCGACATGAAGATTCTCTACTACGACATCGTGCGCAACCCGCGTGAAAAAGAGCTCGGTGCCGAATTTATCCCCGACCTGCATCAAATGCTGGGCATGGCGGATTATGTTACCGTTCATGTGCCATTGAATAACGAGACCAGACACCTGATTGGCGCCAGGGAGCTGGCCGCCATGAAGCCGTCGGCGATACTGATAAACACCGCCCGGGGAGGACTGGTTGACCCGAAGGCGCTGTATGACGCACTGAAGAGCAAAAAGATACATGCCGCTGCCATTGACGTTACCGAAGTGGAGCCAATCGAACCCGACGACCCGCTGCTCACGCTGGACAATATCATAATCGCCCCGCACATTGCCGGGGCTTCGGCGCTGTCACGGGTGAAGATGGACGTGATGGCAGCGGAAAACGTCATTGCAGCACTGGAAGGCAAACCGATGCCCAGCTGCGTCAACTGCCACTTAATTAAATAA
- a CDS encoding M20/M25/M40 family metallo-hydrolase, producing the protein MIGDLVYELIQIPGPTGFEGRVARRLQELLKDHVDELYIDKIGNLIARKKGTEGKRSLALVAHMDQVSMVVQKVDEFVWFDKLGWIDFGNLPGTPVLILGAERDIPGVVCATSTVGGNEMGTLWIDVGNRQESVSVGDPIVFATPSRWLDDEKTILASPSIDDRVGCAVLVDVARRLTKPSRHDIYFVGSVQEEIGSFGVRHFLRKITPDWFIALDTGFAQDAVPDIQRTVPMSTGLGVRRLSFIQPTVPYPATYNFASPRLNRLLIEAAKKLNIPFHVDVNTGIWSDHSIAYEVNPEVESTFMYVAARRYSHSPTEVADLSNAERAVEVLCQAITDMDSWDS; encoded by the coding sequence ATGATAGGTGACCTAGTTTATGAATTGATTCAAATCCCCGGTCCCACCGGTTTTGAAGGTCGGGTAGCCAGACGGCTCCAGGAGCTTCTCAAAGACCACGTCGATGAACTCTACATTGATAAAATCGGCAACCTCATCGCCAGGAAAAAGGGAACTGAGGGGAAGCGCTCGCTGGCGCTGGTCGCTCATATGGACCAGGTCAGCATGGTGGTGCAGAAGGTGGATGAATTTGTCTGGTTTGACAAGTTAGGCTGGATTGATTTCGGCAACCTGCCCGGCACACCGGTGCTCATCCTGGGTGCCGAGCGGGATATCCCGGGGGTGGTCTGCGCTACCAGCACCGTTGGCGGCAACGAAATGGGCACCCTGTGGATAGACGTAGGCAACCGACAGGAATCTGTCTCGGTGGGTGACCCCATAGTCTTTGCTACCCCATCCCGGTGGCTTGACGATGAGAAAACGATACTGGCGAGCCCTTCCATTGATGATCGGGTCGGCTGTGCCGTTCTCGTTGACGTAGCCCGCAGACTAACCAAACCGTCACGTCACGATATTTACTTCGTTGGCTCGGTTCAGGAGGAGATAGGCAGTTTTGGGGTCAGGCATTTTTTGCGAAAGATAACCCCCGACTGGTTTATTGCCCTGGATACCGGTTTTGCTCAGGATGCCGTGCCCGATATCCAGCGCACCGTCCCCATGAGCACAGGACTGGGCGTACGCCGGCTCTCCTTTATCCAGCCCACTGTCCCCTACCCTGCAACGTACAACTTTGCCAGTCCTCGTTTGAACCGGCTATTAATAGAAGCTGCCAAGAAATTGAATATTCCATTCCACGTTGATGTGAACACGGGGATTTGGTCTGACCATAGTATTGCCTACGAGGTAAATCCAGAGGTTGAGTCCACATTTATGTACGTGGCGGCCAGGAGATATAGCCACTCCCCAACCGAAGTGGCCGACCTGAGCAACGCGGAACGTGCGGTGGAAGTCCTTTGCCAGGCAATTACTGACATGGACAGCTGGGACAGTTGA
- a CDS encoding 2-oxo acid dehydrogenase subunit E2: MATEIKIPRVGMAVADATIIEWQFKEGDQVEERQVVVVIETEKVRTDVEAPANGFLHIMMNEGEAAAGQVIGMLAETKEELAKIQKEAPAGKAAESAAAETTKAETAPSEEAPAAGGEERIRVSPVARKLAEEHAVDITRVAGTGPGGRIVREDIEKAIAAKKAAPAAAPPPAAAAPAESVGDRRVKQTIPLTGMRGTIAQRMHQSLAISAQLTAMGEIDMGEIVKLRNNLVAQESTLGTRVTYTDILAFAIARILRDQPRINASIVDNEIKVWEDINIGVATALEDGLIVPVVKHTDRKSLVDISQEIKTLVEKARENKLSGDDISGGTFTLTNLGALGSGWTFETAIINQPESAILRVGAITDRAVVRDSQIVARPIMTYSLTYDHRVIDGAVAAKFISSLISALENPTLLLA; encoded by the coding sequence ATGGCTACGGAAATCAAGATACCGCGTGTTGGCATGGCAGTGGCCGATGCCACCATCATTGAATGGCAGTTCAAAGAAGGAGACCAGGTAGAAGAACGCCAGGTAGTGGTGGTTATCGAGACGGAGAAAGTCAGGACTGACGTTGAAGCACCAGCCAATGGCTTCCTCCATATCATGATGAACGAGGGTGAGGCTGCCGCCGGCCAGGTAATCGGTATGCTTGCCGAAACCAAAGAAGAACTAGCCAAGATACAGAAAGAGGCACCGGCGGGGAAGGCAGCCGAATCGGCGGCTGCTGAGACTACAAAGGCCGAGACAGCACCGTCAGAAGAAGCCCCGGCAGCCGGAGGGGAAGAACGCATCCGCGTCTCGCCGGTGGCCAGAAAACTGGCTGAGGAACACGCCGTTGATATCACCAGGGTAGCAGGTACGGGTCCGGGCGGCAGAATCGTCCGTGAAGATATCGAAAAGGCCATTGCTGCCAAGAAGGCAGCGCCAGCCGCGGCACCTCCGCCAGCAGCAGCGGCGCCGGCTGAAAGCGTTGGAGACCGAAGGGTAAAACAGACCATACCGCTCACCGGAATGCGGGGTACCATCGCCCAGCGCATGCACCAGAGCCTTGCCATTTCCGCCCAGCTCACCGCGATGGGTGAAATCGATATGGGCGAGATTGTCAAACTGCGCAACAACCTGGTGGCACAGGAAAGCACCCTCGGCACCCGCGTTACCTACACCGATATCCTCGCCTTTGCCATCGCCCGGATACTGCGCGACCAGCCGAGAATCAATGCCAGCATTGTCGATAACGAAATCAAAGTCTGGGAAGATATCAATATCGGCGTAGCGACCGCCCTGGAAGACGGGCTGATTGTCCCGGTGGTGAAACACACCGACCGGAAGTCGCTGGTGGATATCAGCCAGGAGATAAAGACGCTTGTCGAGAAGGCAAGGGAGAACAAACTGAGCGGCGATGACATCAGCGGTGGCACTTTCACCCTGACCAACCTGGGCGCCCTCGGCAGCGGCTGGACTTTCGAGACCGCCATCATCAACCAGCCCGAATCGGCAATTCTACGCGTCGGGGCGATTACCGACCGGGCCGTGGTCAGGGACAGCCAAATCGTTGCCCGACCAATCATGACCTACAGCCTGACCTATGACCACCGTGTCATTGACGGCGCGGTGGCGGCCAAGTTCATATCGAGCCTTATCAGTGCCCTGGAAAACCCGACACTGCTTCTAGCCTGA